Proteins from a single region of Antechinus flavipes isolate AdamAnt ecotype Samford, QLD, Australia chromosome 2, AdamAnt_v2, whole genome shotgun sequence:
- the ACSL5 gene encoding long-chain-fatty-acid--CoA ligase 5, whose protein sequence is MLFILNFLFSPLPTPVVISLLTVGITIFLWLVNKPRPVWPLVDLQKQSVGVQGGARRGAVQRNDDFISYYYSDATTVYEIFQRGLRVSDNGPCLGSRKPNQPYRWLSYKQVSDRAEYLGSCLLYKGYKPSPDQFVGIFAQNRPEWIIAELACYTYSMVAVPLYDTLGAEAIVYIVNKAEIATVICDTPQKANVLLENVEKGLTLGLKMIILMDPFEDSLKEKGEKLGVDILSLYDAETLGKENFKKPVPPKPDDLSIVCFTSGTTGDPKGAMLTHRNVVANSASFLKCVENVFMPTSDDVTISYLPLAHMFERVVQAVVYTVGAKVGFFQGDVRLLPDDMKALQPTVFPVVPRLLNRLYDKVHSEAKTPFKKFLLNLAISAKFSEVKQGIVRQDSIWDTLIFKKVQAGLGGKVRLMVTGAAPISSPVLVFLRAALGCPVYEAYGQTECTAGCTFSSPGDWTTGHVGAPLACNEVKLEDVVDMNYFSVDGEGEICIRGTNVFKGYLKDPEKTAETLDKDGWLHTGDIGRWLPNGTLKIIDRKKNIFKLAQGEYIAPEKIENVYIRSGPVSQVFVHGDSLRSSLVGVIVPDPDVLPKFATKLGVQGSYEDLCLNGLVKKNILEDMLKIGRESGLKSFEQVKDIYVHPEAFSIENGLLTPTLKAKRAELAKYFRSQIDNLYETIKE, encoded by the exons ATGCTTTTCATCTTGAACTTTCTGTTCTCCCCACTTCCAACACCAGTGGTGATCAGTCTATTGACCGTTGGAATCACCATCTTCCTATGGCTGGTTAACAAACCTCGGCCAGTCTGGCCCCTTGTGGACTTGCAAAAGCAGTCAGTGGGAGTTCAG GGAGGAGCCCGGCGAGGTGCTGTGCAACGCAATGACGACTtcatcagctattattattctgatgCCACAACAGTGTATGAAATTTTCCAACGAGGACTCCGTGTGTCTG ATAATGGACCCTGTTTGGGATCTAGAAAACCAAATCAAccatacagatggctctcttacAAACAG GTGTCTGACAGGGCAGAGTACTTGGGCTCCTGCCTTCTGTACAAAGGATACAAGCCATCACCAGACCAGTTTGTTGGCATCTTTGCTCAGAATAGACCAGAG TGGATCATCGCAGAACTTGCCTGCTACACCTACTCAATGGTGGCTGTTCCCCTCTATGACACTCTGGGAGCTGAAGCCATAGTGTACATTGTTAACAAAG CGGAGATTGCAACAGTGATCTGTGACACACCCCAGAAGGCAAATGTTCTACTGGAGAATGTTGAGAAGGGGCTCACCTTAGGGTTGAAGATGATAATCCTCATGGACCCCTTTGAGGATAGCCttaaggaaaaaggggaaaagcttGGAGTTGATATCTTATCACTATATGATGCTGAG ACTCTGGGCAAAGAGAATTTCAAAAAACCTGTG CCTCCCAAACCTGACGACCTCAGCATTGTATGCTTTACCAGTGGAACAACAG GTGATCCCAAAGGAGCCATGCTGACACACCGGAATGTTGTTGCAAACTCTGCATCTTTTCTTAAATGTGTTGAG aatGTTTTTATGCCCACATCTGATGATGTGACAATATCATACCTTCCTCTGGCTCATATGTTTGAAAGAGTTGTACAA GCTGTTGTTTATACCGTGGGTGCTAAAGTGGGATTCTTCCAAGGAGATGTCCGGCTCTTACCTGATGATATGAAAGCCCTACAGCCAACTGTGTTCCCAGTGGTTCCTCGACTTCTCAACAGATTGTATGATAAG GTACATAGTGAAGCCAAGACACCATTCAAGAAGTTTTTGTTGAATCTGGCCATCTCTGCGAAATTCAGTGAAGTAAAGCAAGGCATTGTCCGGCAAGACAGCATCTGGGATACACTCATATTTAAAAAGGTCCAG GCAGGTCTAGGTGGGAAGGTACGTTTAATGGTTACTGGAGCTGCACCTATCTCCTCCCCAGTCTTGGTATTCCTCCGAGCTGCGCTGGGCTGCCCG GTATATGAGGCTTATGGTCAGACTGAATGTACAGCTGGATGCACATTTTCATCACCTGGGGACTGGACAACAG GTCACGTTGGGGCTCCCTTGGCCTGTAATGAAGTAAAACTTGAAGATGTAGTAGACATGAACTACTTCTCAGTGGATGGAGAAGGAGAG ATCTGCATCAGAGGCACCAATGTGTTCAAGGGTTACCTGAAGGATCCTGAGAAAACAGCTGAAACTCTTGACAAAGATGGCTGGCTTCATACAGGAGACATCGGCCGTTGGTTACCA AATGGTACCCTGAAGATCATTGACAGAAAGAAGAACATCTTTAAGCTGGCTCAAGGAGAATACATTGCCCCAGAGAAGATAGAAAATGTGTATATCAGGAGTGGTCCAGTATCCCAAGTTTTTGTACATGGAGATAGCTTACGG TCCTCTTTAGTGGGTGTGATTGTTCCTGATCCAGATGTATTGCCTAAGTTTGCAACAAAACTTGGGGTCCAGGGTTCCTATGAGGACCTCTGCCTAAATGGG CTCGTAAAGAAGAACATTTTGGAAGACATGCTGAAAATTGGCAGAGAGAGTGGCCTCAAGTCCTTTGAACAA GTCAAAGACATCTACGTTCACCCAGAAGCATTCTCTATTGAAAATGGACTCTTGACACCGACATTGAAGGCGAAGAGGGCAGAACTTGCCAAATACTTTCGGAGCCAAATTGATAACCTATATGAAACTATCAAGGAATAG